In one window of Borrelia anserina Es DNA:
- the malQ gene encoding 4-alpha-glucanotransferase, with product MKRKSGILLSISSLSSRYGIGDLGKGAYKFVDFLAASSQSYWQILSYSFPDFIGFSYPSCSAFAGNINYIDLDAIDRFVDIDLSTLECLEGRCIYYDKLKAKEIILRNAALNFLNRATVDEMHAFEKFRKSAAYWLLDFASFVAFKEYYSKFQSPCTFNVLFSKEILKRDTRALAKLRETLEVEIKVQQVLQYFFFSQFKALKRYANNAGIKIVGDIPIFVPYDSADVWAHQKYFKLRFDASKDKVTGMPYGCLSNKEYLWDNAAYNWRALRKDGYVWWINRIGFLHKYVDIIRIDYFRGFVSTWEVAAEESSVFSGRWVKCPGKDFFNYVLNEIDDLEIWVEDLVKDPGDTFRLRDHFGFPGMRVMQFAFDFDSQNIYLPYNYIKNCVVYTSISENNTIRGFINKIDNDNKKYIFDYFNTNEDTVVWDMIRGAMSSVADSVIVLMQDYLDLVADFRMNGAMHNNFRILNSDLSDDLSKKISNITKLYGRS from the coding sequence ATGAAAAGAAAAAGTGGAATTTTACTAAGTATTAGTTCTTTGTCATCTAGGTATGGTATTGGTGATTTGGGAAAGGGTGCATATAAATTTGTAGATTTTCTTGCCGCTTCATCGCAAAGTTATTGGCAAATATTATCTTATTCGTTTCCTGATTTTATAGGGTTTTCTTATCCAAGTTGTTCTGCTTTTGCTGGTAATATTAATTATATTGATTTGGATGCTATTGATAGGTTTGTTGACATAGACTTAAGCACCCTTGAATGCTTGGAAGGTCGATGTATTTATTATGATAAGTTGAAAGCTAAAGAAATTATTTTAAGAAATGCTGCTTTGAATTTTTTGAATAGAGCAACAGTTGATGAGATGCATGCATTTGAAAAATTTAGGAAATCTGCTGCTTACTGGCTTTTGGATTTTGCAAGTTTTGTTGCTTTTAAAGAGTACTATTCTAAATTTCAATCTCCATGTACTTTTAATGTTTTATTTAGTAAAGAGATTTTGAAAAGAGATACTAGGGCTTTAGCTAAACTTAGAGAAACTCTCGAGGTTGAGATAAAGGTTCAGCAAGTTTTACAATATTTCTTTTTTTCTCAGTTTAAAGCATTAAAAAGATATGCTAATAATGCCGGGATTAAAATAGTAGGTGATATTCCTATTTTTGTGCCTTATGATTCTGCTGATGTTTGGGCGCACCAAAAATATTTTAAGTTGAGGTTTGATGCAAGTAAAGATAAGGTAACAGGTATGCCTTATGGTTGCTTGTCTAATAAAGAATATCTTTGGGATAATGCAGCTTATAATTGGAGGGCTTTAAGAAAAGATGGCTATGTATGGTGGATTAATCGCATTGGTTTTTTGCATAAATACGTAGATATTATTAGAATTGACTATTTTAGAGGATTTGTATCAACTTGGGAGGTTGCTGCAGAAGAATCTTCGGTATTTAGTGGACGATGGGTGAAATGTCCTGGAAAAGATTTTTTTAATTATGTTCTAAATGAGATTGATGATTTAGAAATTTGGGTTGAAGATCTTGTGAAGGATCCTGGGGATACATTTAGGTTAAGAGATCATTTTGGTTTTCCTGGAATGAGAGTTATGCAGTTTGCATTTGACTTTGATTCCCAAAATATATACCTTCCTTATAATTATATAAAAAATTGTGTTGTTTATACAAGTATTAGTGAGAATAATACTATTCGTGGATTTATCAATAAAATTGATAATGATAATAAAAAATATATTTTTGATTATTTTAATACCAATGAGGATACTGTTGTTTGGGATATGATAAGAGGTGCGATGTCTAGTGTTGCAGATAGTGTAATAGTTTTAATGCAAGATTATCTTGATTTGGTAGCTGATTTTAGGATGAATGGTGCGATGCATAATAATTTTAGGATACTGAATAGTGATTTAAGTGATGATTTAAGTAAAAAGATAAGTAACATTACTAAACTTTATGGAAGATCTTAA
- a CDS encoding calcium/sodium antiporter: protein MEYIHFLYVILGIFFLYLGGSYLLKSSVNIATYFQVPNLLIGVVIVSLSTSAPELFTSLIASLKGRNEIIVSNIIGSNIINMLLALPLTGLFLKIETNFKRLKFSFIVLFLLMSLLLLLSFDFGVLAFFKMPYYRTSSLLILVLFLSYLFLFYREEKKYNSVTKDLKDLNYNYGFKFLFLNVLLLLLSIYFLYLGSKLLIDNSIYIAHNVFNISEKVIGIIFVAFGTSIPEIVVSLFAVIKKESDIALGNIIGSNIFNIGFILSISSFVSPVLMSDIYFGDFSIMFAVSLVLFFIVRFRGAFNRGPAVLFLCFYVLYNSFLFGAF, encoded by the coding sequence TTGGAGTATATTCATTTTTTGTATGTAATACTTGGCATATTTTTTTTATATCTTGGTGGAAGTTATCTTTTAAAAAGTTCTGTTAACATTGCTACTTATTTTCAAGTTCCTAATCTTTTAATCGGAGTTGTAATAGTATCATTATCAACAAGTGCTCCTGAACTTTTTACAAGTTTAATAGCATCGCTTAAGGGTAGAAATGAGATTATTGTTTCTAATATCATTGGAAGTAATATTATTAATATGTTACTTGCACTGCCTTTAACAGGGTTGTTTTTAAAGATTGAGACTAATTTTAAGAGACTTAAATTTTCTTTTATAGTTTTATTTTTGTTGATGTCTCTTCTTTTATTGCTTTCTTTTGATTTTGGTGTTTTGGCTTTTTTTAAGATGCCTTATTATAGGACCAGTTCATTGTTGATTTTAGTTTTGTTTTTATCTTATCTATTTTTATTTTACAGAGAAGAAAAAAAATATAATTCTGTTACAAAAGATTTAAAGGATCTTAATTATAATTATGGTTTTAAGTTTTTATTTTTGAATGTTTTACTCCTATTGTTAAGTATATATTTCTTGTATTTAGGTTCAAAATTATTAATAGATAATTCAATATATATTGCACACAATGTTTTCAATATTAGTGAGAAAGTTATTGGAATTATTTTTGTAGCTTTTGGAACCAGCATACCTGAGATTGTTGTTTCTCTTTTTGCAGTAATTAAGAAGGAGTCGGATATTGCTCTTGGCAATATTATTGGAAGTAATATATTTAATATTGGATTTATTTTATCTATTAGTAGTTTTGTAAGTCCAGTGCTTATGAGTGATATTTATTTTGGTGATTTTAGTATCATGTTTGCTGTATCTTTAGTGTTATTCTTCATAGTAAGATTTAGAGGAGCTTTTAATCGAGGTCCTGCAGTTCTTTTTTTATGTTTTTATGTTTTATATAATTCATTTTTATTTGGTGCTTTTTAA
- a CDS encoding putative glycoside hydrolase: MKFNACIMCFYMICLLFSYFFLCFHLHSLDKVDYFKKGDLFFIHKGALYKKHNNTIFKVEPKGLETRWVYPFARPVSKRITSVYEDFYSPNSLLTTSDSVYVSYDYFKSFIKLVGNDKFNKNSYITSSALSRGESKCIAIGTSNSGIYLSVNDNLDFKSLNSLISKIYLGAGYYDVISAIEFSRNNANELYCSHGIYGNIILIDTILGVIKELDFPFKKQIVCIIDLSDARKEKLLVKTYDNHFYFYVDGKWTFSSQFSIYIDDSLQKSNRMSLASNKGSIYLTAYTLRNKTAIDERLEFIRRLGMNAVIIDFKDDGGILTYSSKLALPNKIKAVKNLIDVPYILNKAKNLGIYVIARVVVFKDEKLYYYNNCEYALWNKKTNQPWANIVKIKQGDSFKSVQKEHWVDLFSPDTWHYNLSIAEEIQSLGVDEIQFDYIRFPTDGPVSLISSRFNKYNMRSIDALESFLIMARKNLSVPISIDIYGNNGWFITNSIGQNISMIADYVDVISPMFYPSHYTNDFLKDELYYTTRAYKIYREGSNRASVFASGNVIIRPYVQAFLLGPERRVSKEVYLEYFSHQLKGVKESLGNGFSLWNASNIYYMVENDLSEFLGFS; this comes from the coding sequence ATGAAATTTAATGCATGTATAATGTGTTTTTATATGATTTGCTTGTTATTTTCTTATTTTTTTTTATGTTTTCATTTACATTCATTAGATAAAGTAGATTATTTTAAGAAAGGTGATTTGTTTTTCATACATAAAGGTGCTTTATATAAGAAGCATAATAATACGATATTTAAGGTTGAACCTAAGGGGTTAGAGACCAGATGGGTATATCCATTTGCAAGACCTGTGTCTAAGAGAATAACTTCTGTTTATGAGGATTTTTATTCTCCAAATTCTCTTTTAACAACTAGTGACTCTGTTTATGTTTCTTATGATTATTTTAAAAGTTTTATAAAATTAGTTGGTAATGATAAATTTAATAAAAATTCTTATATTACATCAAGTGCGTTATCTCGAGGAGAATCTAAGTGTATTGCTATTGGTACTTCTAATAGTGGAATTTACTTAAGTGTTAATGATAATTTGGATTTTAAGAGCTTAAATTCTTTAATTTCTAAAATATATCTTGGTGCTGGTTATTATGATGTGATTAGTGCAATAGAGTTTTCCAGAAACAATGCGAATGAATTGTATTGTTCTCATGGAATTTATGGAAATATTATTTTAATTGATACAATTTTGGGGGTTATTAAGGAGTTAGACTTTCCCTTTAAAAAACAGATAGTGTGCATTATTGATTTGTCAGATGCAAGGAAAGAAAAACTTTTAGTTAAAACTTATGATAATCATTTTTATTTCTATGTTGATGGTAAGTGGACTTTTAGTAGTCAATTTTCTATTTATATAGATGATTCTCTTCAAAAGTCAAATAGGATGAGTCTTGCTTCTAATAAGGGTTCGATTTATTTAACGGCTTATACTCTTCGGAATAAAACAGCTATTGATGAGAGACTTGAGTTTATAAGGAGATTGGGTATGAATGCTGTTATTATTGATTTTAAAGATGATGGTGGTATTTTAACTTATTCAAGTAAATTGGCTTTGCCTAATAAAATAAAAGCTGTTAAAAATTTGATAGATGTTCCTTATATTTTAAATAAAGCAAAAAACCTTGGAATATATGTTATTGCTAGAGTGGTTGTGTTTAAAGATGAAAAGCTCTATTATTATAATAATTGTGAGTATGCCCTTTGGAATAAAAAGACCAATCAACCGTGGGCAAATATTGTCAAAATTAAGCAAGGTGATTCTTTTAAATCTGTTCAAAAGGAACATTGGGTAGATCTATTTTCTCCAGACACTTGGCATTATAATTTGTCTATTGCAGAGGAGATTCAGTCTCTTGGAGTTGATGAGATTCAGTTTGATTATATTAGATTTCCAACAGATGGTCCTGTGTCCCTTATAAGTTCAAGATTTAACAAATATAATATGCGATCAATTGATGCTCTTGAATCTTTTTTAATTATGGCTAGGAAAAATCTTTCTGTTCCTATTTCTATTGATATTTATGGAAATAATGGATGGTTTATTACGAATAGTATTGGTCAAAATATTTCTATGATTGCAGATTATGTTGACGTTATTTCCCCAATGTTTTATCCTTCGCATTACACTAATGATTTTTTGAAGGATGAGTTATATTATACTACCAGAGCTTATAAGATTTATAGAGAAGGGAGCAATAGAGCTTCTGTATTCGCTTCAGGTAATGTTATAATTAGGCCTTATGTTCAAGCTTTTTTACTTGGTCCTGAACGCCGTGTGAGTAAGGAGGTTTATTTGGAATATTTTTCTCATCAATTAAAAGGTGTCAAAGAGTCTTTAGGTAATGGCTTTAGTTTATGGAATGCATCTAATATTTACTATATGGTTGAGAATGATTTAAGTGAGTTTTTAGGTTTTTCTTAA
- the alr gene encoding alanine racemase → MAKYKKIIINLKNLEDNITSIKNHIQKRELVATLKADAYGHGLIPTFKFLKEKGINYFGLFDIDDALKLKKIDKSTSILLYINTDKSTIKNLVKFNITPFIADFQYLSLIEQECNKQNKRIKVHLKVDVGMNRYGIKIENALNLAIKIQNSKLVEFEGVCTHLPTTENTKITQAQLEKFVYFINELKANKINPKFIHASNSEHIANYTINSKFNMVRPGLILYGYHTHSNSPNNNLQLKPVLSLYSKIVFLKNIKKGEQISYSGLFTATEDMQIGLIPVGYFDGIPQNTSNNFYCLIRDKKCFIRGKICMNISIIEIPKDLKINIGEKVEIISERLSLDILSKESGISKYEILCSIGKHAKRKYLY, encoded by the coding sequence ATGGCTAAATATAAAAAAATAATAATAAACCTCAAAAACTTAGAGGATAATATAACCTCAATTAAAAACCATATTCAAAAAAGAGAATTAGTAGCTACCCTAAAAGCTGATGCCTATGGACATGGACTTATTCCAACATTTAAATTCTTAAAAGAAAAAGGAATAAATTATTTTGGTCTTTTTGACATAGATGATGCTTTAAAGCTTAAAAAAATAGATAAAAGCACATCCATATTACTCTACATTAACACAGATAAAAGTACAATAAAAAATTTAGTCAAATTCAATATTACACCCTTTATTGCCGATTTTCAGTATTTATCACTCATAGAACAAGAATGTAATAAACAAAATAAAAGAATCAAGGTTCATCTAAAAGTTGATGTTGGCATGAATAGATATGGAATCAAAATAGAAAATGCACTTAATCTAGCAATTAAAATTCAAAATTCAAAATTAGTAGAATTTGAAGGAGTTTGCACACACTTACCAACAACAGAAAATACAAAAATTACTCAAGCACAACTCGAAAAATTTGTCTATTTCATAAATGAACTTAAGGCCAATAAAATAAATCCAAAGTTCATACATGCTTCCAATTCAGAACACATAGCAAACTACACAATAAACTCAAAATTTAATATGGTAAGACCAGGTCTAATTCTATATGGATATCATACACATTCAAACAGCCCAAATAACAATTTACAACTTAAACCAGTACTAAGCTTATACTCAAAAATCGTATTTCTTAAAAATATAAAAAAGGGAGAACAAATATCATATTCTGGTCTCTTCACAGCAACAGAAGATATGCAAATAGGACTTATACCAGTTGGCTACTTCGACGGAATTCCACAAAACACATCTAACAACTTTTATTGCCTAATAAGAGATAAAAAATGCTTTATTAGAGGAAAAATATGTATGAATATTTCAATTATAGAAATACCCAAAGATTTAAAAATCAACATAGGGGAAAAAGTAGAAATCATCTCCGAAAGATTAAGCTTAGATATACTTAGCAAGGAATCTGGAATAAGCAAATATGAAATACTTTGTTCTATTGGAAAACATGCAAAGAGAAAATATTTATATTAA